Proteins from one Nicotiana tabacum cultivar K326 chromosome 23, ASM71507v2, whole genome shotgun sequence genomic window:
- the LOC107781133 gene encoding protein IQ-DOMAIN 22-like, giving the protein MGKASKWFRGLLGLKKTDPSSSSSNQNNPNPNPTKPTKKKWSFVKSYREKDSSFIKPADNKSNYGVSTDAIGSVDPTKRAIAVAEATAVVAEAAIAAAQAAAAVVKLTSSGRGTAASNSTSGGGAAVMTWNGVAVSSSSASSAAVVNRSRAESGSREDWAAVVIQSHFRAYLSRRALRALKGLVKLQALVRGHIVRQQTADYLRQMQAMIRAQSRARSGRSQVSGSPHSSTKSVQFLHAGPTTPEKFEHVIRERSMKHDETFMLKRNTLKSNWKVIDSEKARIRPQGSSARTNSFDDEKSDKILEIDTGKPYATPKQRNLFHSSHLSLNSDQYSYSLTTSKESTAHQTVPSPSSCGNQPLSPLKFNEELEEACFCTADNSPQFYSASSKGGSSKRGPFTPTKSDGSRSCLSGYSDHPNYMSYTESAKAKVRSMSAPKQRPHYERSSSIKRYSIHGYSESRTNSQKGSFYASFTGKAYPGSGRLDRLGMPVIRADPSGFSGGLRHRY; this is encoded by the exons ATGGGCAAAGCATCCAAATGGTTTAGAGGGCTTCTTGGCCTTAAAAAAACCGAcccatcatcttcttcttctaatCAAAATAATCCAAATCCAAACCCAACTAAACCCACTAAGAAAAAATGGAGCTTTGTTAAATCTTACAGAGAAAAAGATTCTTCTTTTATTAAACCTGCTGATAATAAATCGAATTATGGTGTCTCAACCGACGCCATTGGCAGTGTTGATCCGACTAAGCGTGCGATTGCGGTGGCGGAAGCAACCGCTGTTGTGGCGGAAGCTGCTATCGCCGCCGCTCAAGCTGCCGCTGCGGTTGTGAAACTCACTAGTAGCGGCAGAGGTACTGCTGCTAGTAACAGTACTAGTGGTGGTGGTGCTGCTGTGATGACGTGGAATGGTGTTGCTGTCAGCTCTTCCTCCGCCTCCTCTGCGGCGGTTGTTAACAGAAGTAGAGCAGAATCCGGCAGCCGAGAAGATTGGGCCGCCGTCGTCATACAATCACATTTCCGGGCTTATCTG TCGAGGAGAGCTTTACGAGCGTTAAAGGGGCTTGTGAAGCTTCAGGCATTGGTGAGAGGTCATATTGTGAGGCAACAAACTGCTGATTATCTACGGCAAATGCAAGCAATGATCAGAGCTCAGTCGAGGGCTCGTTCTGGGCGATCTCAGGTCTCGGGATCCCCACATTCGAGCACCAAATCTGTTCAGTTTCTTCATGCT GGTCCTACAACTCCTGAGAAATTCGAGCATGTTATCCGAGAAAGGAGCATGAAGCACGACGAAACATTTATGCTCAAG AGGAACACCTTGAAATCAAATTGGAAGGTGATTGATTCGGAAAAGGCACGAATTAGACCCCAAGGATCTTCTGCAAGAACCAATTCTTTCGATGATGAAAAAAGTGACAAGATCCTCGAAATAGATACTGGGAAACCGTATGCCACGCCTAAACAAAGGAACCTTTTTCACTCTTCACATCTTAGCTTGAATTCTGACCAATACAGCTATAGCTTAACAACATCAAAGGAATCAACAGCTCATCAAACAGTTCCCAGTCCATCGTCCTGTGGAAATCAACCCCTGAGCCCGTTGAAGTTCAATGAAGAACTCGAGGAAGCCTGCTTCTGCACTGCTGATAATAGCCCTCAGTTTTACTCGGCTTCTTCAAAAGGCGGTAGTTCAAAGAGAGGACCGTTTACTCCAACTAAGAGCGACGGTTCAAGAAGCTGCTTGAGTGGATACTCCGATCATCCTAACTACATGTCTTACACCGAATCAGCCAAGGCCAAGGTACGTTCAATGAGTGCACCGAAACAAAGGCCTCATTACGAGAGATCAAGCTCAATAAAAAGGTATTCGATTCACGGTTACAGTGAGTCAAGAACCAACTCACAAAAGGGTTCCTTTTATGCCAGCTTCACTGGTAAAGCTTATCCTGGTTCTGGTCGATTGGACCGGCTTGGAATGCCTGTTATTAGGGCAGATCCATCTGGATTCAGTGGTGGTCTTCGGCACAGATATTAA